In the genome of Streptomyces collinus, one region contains:
- a CDS encoding L-fucose/L-arabinose isomerase family protein — protein MATTADRTAVRTAALHDLLPPVARRRTRIGLVAGGLGTYWPQFPGLLPQLKESAAYVAERFRAMDAEVTDAGFVSDAQEGARAAEQLRRADCDLIVLFLTTYLTSSMVLPIAQRSHTPVLVIDLQPSEKMDHAAFDTGAWLAYCGQCPVPEVGNVFRRAGIPFRSVSGWLRQESAWRRIEQWIRAAHIRAALRHARHGLMGHVYPGMLDVQTDPTLLATTFGSHVEVLEFDDLRHRVERVTEAETRERMALARHIFTLDGSVVEEDFAWGATVSVALDRLVADFELDSLAYYHRGLDGELHERLGAGMILGASLLTARGVPAAGEYELRTSVAQLASQSVGAGGSFTEIQALNFEDGVVEMGHDGPAHLAVGARDPLLRGLGVYHGKRGWGVSVEFDVRHGPVTLLGLGQDADGSLAFVTSEGTVVPGPLLEIGNTTSRVDFGRDPGEWVDAWSATGVGHHWSLSVGHHTADFRAAASLLGIDHREV, from the coding sequence ATGGCAACGACCGCGGACCGCACGGCCGTACGGACCGCCGCCCTGCACGACCTGCTCCCGCCGGTCGCCCGGCGCCGCACCCGGATCGGGCTGGTCGCCGGCGGACTCGGCACCTACTGGCCGCAGTTCCCCGGACTCCTCCCGCAACTGAAGGAGTCGGCCGCATACGTCGCCGAGCGGTTCCGGGCCATGGACGCCGAGGTGACCGACGCCGGATTCGTCTCCGACGCCCAGGAAGGCGCCCGCGCCGCCGAGCAGTTGAGGCGCGCCGACTGCGACCTGATCGTGCTGTTCCTGACGACGTACCTCACCTCCTCGATGGTGCTGCCGATCGCACAGCGCTCGCACACGCCGGTCCTGGTCATCGACCTCCAGCCGTCCGAGAAGATGGACCACGCCGCCTTCGACACCGGGGCCTGGCTCGCCTATTGCGGGCAGTGCCCCGTCCCGGAGGTCGGCAACGTCTTCCGGCGCGCCGGCATCCCCTTCCGGTCGGTGTCGGGCTGGCTGCGCCAGGAGTCCGCCTGGCGGCGCATCGAGCAGTGGATCCGGGCCGCGCACATCCGTGCCGCGCTCCGGCACGCCCGGCACGGCCTCATGGGGCACGTGTATCCCGGCATGCTCGACGTGCAGACCGATCCGACGCTGCTGGCCACGACGTTCGGCTCGCACGTGGAGGTGCTGGAGTTCGACGACCTGAGGCACCGTGTCGAACGGGTCACCGAGGCCGAGACCCGGGAGCGGATGGCCCTCGCCCGACACATCTTCACCCTCGACGGGAGCGTGGTGGAGGAGGACTTCGCCTGGGGCGCGACCGTGTCCGTCGCCCTGGACCGGCTGGTGGCCGACTTCGAGCTCGACAGCCTCGCCTACTACCACCGCGGCCTCGACGGCGAACTGCACGAGCGGCTCGGCGCCGGCATGATCCTCGGTGCCTCCCTGCTCACCGCCCGGGGCGTGCCCGCGGCCGGCGAGTACGAACTGCGCACGTCCGTCGCCCAGCTCGCCTCCCAGAGCGTCGGCGCCGGAGGATCCTTCACCGAGATCCAGGCCCTCAACTTCGAGGACGGCGTGGTGGAGATGGGCCACGACGGACCGGCCCACCTCGCCGTCGGCGCCCGTGACCCGCTGCTGCGCGGCCTCGGTGTCTACCACGGCAAACGCGGCTGGGGCGTGAGCGTCGAGTTCGACGTCCGGCACGGGCCCGTCACCCTGCTCGGCCTCGGCCAGGACGCAGACGGCAGCCTGGCCTTCGTCACCTCCGAGGGCACCGTCGTACCGGGACCGCTGCTGGAGATCGGCAACACCACCAGCCGGGTCGACTTCGGCCGCGACCCCGGCGAATGGGTCGACGCCTGGAGCGCCACAGGCGTCGGACACCACTGGTCCCTCTCGGTCGGGCACCACACGGCGGATTTCCGGGCGGCGGCGAGCCTGCTGGGCATCGACCACCGGGAGGTGTGA
- the leuA gene encoding 2-isopropylmalate synthase: MAVRHTPSDQLRQLPSGMPTWRYDLYPPVVLPDRAWPGRTLDRAPMWCAVDLRDGNQALPVPMDLDRKRQLFDLQVGMGFKEIEVGFPAASKTDFDFVRLLIEEDLVPDDVAIQVIMPAREELIRRTYESLRGVRRAVVHLYHSTSCLQREVVFGMTRDQVRDLAVRSTELAVKLALDMSDSCIQYEYTPESFTGTELDFALEISNAVASVWGPGPDAKMILNLPATVEMSTPNVYADQIEFLHRNLERRKDLVLSIHPHNDRGTAVAAAELACLAGAERIEGCLFGNGERTGNVDLVTLGLNLFTQGVDAMIDFSDLGSVAATVEHCNRLPVHPRHPYAGELVHTAFSGSHQDAVKKGFESMERQAAVAGKPVSEVPWAVPYLPIDPRDIGRDYEAVIRVNSQSGKAGAAYLLRSEYHLDLPRPLQIEFAGTIQQHTDATGEELSVQQIWTVFEREYLRADAPIELLDHRIGTADGDGSTSLECTVSLSGEPRSLRGRGEGTPGALLDGLVHAGLTGYELRHFAQHALTSVDGSRFAAYVQVAHQGRTTWGVGIDTDPDTAALRAVVGGVNRLRPGPAARQVAAPALQDASGAAL; encoded by the coding sequence ATGGCGGTTCGTCACACCCCGTCCGACCAGCTCCGGCAGTTGCCTTCCGGGATGCCGACGTGGCGGTACGACCTGTACCCGCCCGTCGTCCTGCCGGACCGGGCCTGGCCCGGCCGGACGCTCGACCGGGCCCCGATGTGGTGCGCGGTCGATCTGCGGGACGGCAATCAGGCGCTGCCCGTCCCTATGGACCTCGACCGCAAGCGGCAGCTGTTCGACCTGCAGGTCGGCATGGGGTTCAAGGAGATCGAGGTCGGCTTCCCCGCGGCCAGCAAGACCGACTTCGACTTCGTCCGGCTGCTGATCGAGGAGGACCTGGTCCCCGACGATGTCGCGATCCAGGTCATCATGCCCGCCCGCGAGGAACTGATCCGGCGCACGTACGAGAGCCTGCGGGGAGTCCGCCGCGCCGTCGTCCACCTCTACCACTCCACGTCGTGCCTGCAGCGCGAGGTGGTGTTCGGCATGACCAGGGACCAGGTCAGGGACCTCGCGGTGCGCTCGACGGAACTGGCCGTGAAACTCGCGCTGGACATGAGTGACTCGTGCATTCAGTACGAGTACACACCGGAGTCCTTCACGGGCACCGAACTGGACTTCGCCCTGGAGATCAGCAACGCCGTCGCCTCGGTCTGGGGACCCGGCCCGGACGCGAAGATGATCCTCAACCTCCCCGCGACGGTGGAGATGTCGACACCGAACGTCTACGCGGACCAGATCGAGTTCCTGCACCGCAACCTCGAACGCCGCAAGGACCTGGTGCTGTCGATCCATCCGCACAACGACCGCGGTACCGCCGTGGCCGCGGCCGAACTGGCCTGCCTCGCGGGTGCCGAACGCATCGAGGGATGCCTCTTCGGCAACGGAGAGCGGACCGGCAACGTCGACCTGGTCACCCTCGGCCTGAACCTGTTCACCCAGGGCGTCGACGCCATGATCGACTTCTCCGACCTGGGTTCGGTCGCCGCCACGGTGGAGCACTGCAACCGGCTCCCCGTCCACCCGCGGCATCCGTACGCGGGGGAACTGGTGCACACCGCCTTCTCCGGTTCGCACCAGGACGCCGTCAAGAAGGGCTTCGAGTCGATGGAGCGCCAGGCGGCCGTCGCCGGCAAGCCGGTTTCCGAGGTCCCCTGGGCGGTGCCCTACCTGCCCATCGACCCCCGGGACATCGGCCGGGACTACGAGGCCGTCATCCGCGTCAACTCCCAGTCCGGCAAGGCGGGGGCGGCGTACCTGCTCAGGAGCGAGTACCACCTCGACCTGCCGCGCCCCCTCCAGATCGAGTTCGCAGGAACGATTCAGCAGCACACCGACGCCACGGGAGAGGAACTGTCGGTCCAGCAGATCTGGACGGTGTTCGAGCGCGAGTACCTGCGAGCCGACGCTCCGATCGAGCTCCTCGACCACCGGATCGGCACGGCGGACGGCGACGGCAGCACGTCGCTGGAGTGCACCGTGAGCCTCAGCGGGGAACCCCGTTCCCTGCGCGGCAGGGGCGAGGGAACGCCCGGCGCGCTGCTGGACGGTCTCGTCCACGCGGGGCTGACCGGCTACGAACTGCGTCACTTCGCACAGCACGCCCTCACCTCCGTCGACGGCAGCCGCTTCGCCGCCTACGTCCAGGTTGCGCACCAGGGCCGCACCACCTGGGGCGTCGGAATCGACACCGACCCGGACACGGCGGCCCTCAGGGCGGTCGTCGGCGGTGTCAACCGGCTGCGGCCGGGCCCAGCGGCGCGGCAGGTCGCCGCGCCGGCCCTCCAGGACGCTTCCGGCGCCGCCCTGTGA
- a CDS encoding branched-chain amino acid aminotransferase, with product MALLTIEKKPTVDVLPAAQREAILADPGFGRHFTDHMVTITWTEGRGWHDGRLVPFGPLSLHPAANVLHYAQEVFEGLKAYRLPDGTTALFRPETNARRFQHSARRMAMPELPVTTFLQACEAHLRQDHAWVPEHGTEKSLYLRPFMVGTEPGLGMRPAAEYLFALIASPAAAYFAGDVEPLSIWVCEDRVRAVSGGVGDAKTGGNYAASLLAQTEAAARGCDQVAYLDAVEHRWVEELGAMNLFFVYEGRAGEPPTIVTPPLTGSLLAGVTRDSVLTLARELGWDTREAPVSVDQWQADAAEGTLTEVFACGTAAVLTPVGVVKRAGAEWTQGDGAPGRVTLKLRRMLLDIQRGLAGDRHGWVHRVR from the coding sequence ATGGCACTGCTCACGATCGAGAAGAAGCCGACGGTCGACGTCCTGCCCGCCGCGCAGCGGGAGGCGATCCTCGCGGACCCCGGCTTCGGTCGTCACTTCACCGACCACATGGTGACCATCACGTGGACCGAGGGACGCGGCTGGCACGACGGCCGGCTCGTCCCCTTCGGGCCGCTCTCCCTCCATCCCGCGGCGAACGTCCTGCACTACGCCCAGGAGGTCTTCGAGGGTCTGAAGGCCTACCGCCTGCCGGACGGCACGACGGCGCTGTTCCGGCCCGAGACCAACGCGCGCCGTTTCCAGCACTCCGCGCGGCGCATGGCGATGCCCGAACTCCCGGTCACGACCTTCCTCCAGGCCTGCGAAGCGCACCTGCGACAGGACCACGCCTGGGTGCCGGAACACGGCACCGAGAAGTCCCTCTACCTGCGCCCGTTCATGGTGGGGACGGAACCGGGCCTGGGCATGAGGCCGGCCGCCGAGTACCTCTTCGCGCTGATCGCCTCACCGGCGGCGGCCTACTTCGCCGGTGACGTGGAACCCCTGTCGATCTGGGTGTGCGAGGACCGTGTGCGCGCCGTTTCCGGCGGTGTCGGCGACGCCAAGACCGGAGGCAACTACGCGGCTTCCCTCCTCGCCCAGACGGAAGCCGCGGCACGCGGCTGTGACCAGGTCGCCTATCTCGACGCCGTGGAACACAGGTGGGTCGAGGAACTGGGTGCCATGAACCTGTTCTTCGTGTACGAAGGCCGGGCCGGGGAACCGCCCACGATCGTCACCCCGCCGCTGACGGGGTCGCTGCTCGCGGGCGTCACCCGGGACTCCGTGCTGACCCTGGCCCGCGAGCTCGGCTGGGACACGCGCGAGGCGCCGGTGTCCGTCGACCAGTGGCAGGCCGATGCCGCCGAGGGCACCCTCACCGAGGTCTTCGCCTGCGGCACGGCGGCGGTTCTCACGCCCGTCGGTGTCGTGAAGCGGGCGGGCGCCGAGTGGACCCAGGGCGACGGAGCGCCCGGCAGGGTCACCCTGAAGCTGCGCAGGATGCTGCTGGACATCCAGCGTGGTCTCGCCGGCGACCGGCACGGCTGGGTGCACCGCGTCCGCTGA